From the genome of Gemmatimonadota bacterium:
CGACTCCCTCGATCTTGGTGAGGACCGCGAGCTCCCGGGGGACCTCCTTCGCGACCTCTTCGAGCAGCTCCATCCCGCCCGTGTCGAGCAGCTCGTGGATCTGCCCCGAGAGGTCCTCGCCGATCCCGGGGAGTTCTTCGAGATCCTCCCCGTTCGCGACCATCTCGGCGAGCGGCCGGGTCAGGCCCCGGATGAGACGGATCGCATTCCGATAGGCCCGGATGCGAAAGGGGTTCGAACCCTTGATTTCCAGGAGGTCGGCGAGCTCCTCCAGCCGTGTCGCGATCTCGATGTTTTCCATGCGGTGCTCCCCTCTCCTCACGGCTCGATTCCGGCGTCGCGAAGGAGAGCGAAGAAGCCCTCTTCGTCTAGCACCGCGACCCCGAGCTCCCTCGCCTTTTCGAGCTTGGAGCCGGAAGCCTCACCCGCCACGACGAAGTCCGTGTCCACGCTCACAGCCGAAGTGGCCTGCCCTCCAGCCTCTTCCACCAGCCGCTTCGCCCTCGAGCGAGGCATCGCGTCGAGCCCCCCCGTGAAGACAAATTTTTTCCCCTGGAAGGGCCCCTCACCCGCACCGGCGGCGGGAACGGCGAGAGACTCCATCTTCCCGCGCACCGCGGCAATGGCCGCGGCATTTCGCGCCTCGGCGAAGAAGCCGAGGATCTGCTCCGCCATCTTCGGTCCGACCCCGGGCACTCCTTGCAGCTCATCCGCGTCCGCCTCCCCGAAGCGCTCGAAGTCGCGAAAGTGGAGGGCGAGGTCCCGGGCCACCGCGACCCCCACTTCGGGGATCCCAAGGCCGTAGAGGAACCGCCGAAGCTCGGTGTGCCGCCGTGCCTGGATCGCGGCGACCAGCTTCTCCGCCGATTTCGCCGCGAAGCCCGGAAGGGGGAAGAGCATCTCCGTCGTGAGGTCGAAGAGGTCCGAGAGGTCGCGCACCAGCTCCCTCTCGACCAGGAGGGCGGCCGTTTCCCCTCCGAGCCCTTCGATGTCGAGCCCGTCCCGGGAGGCGAAGTGGGTGATCCGGGCCTTCAGCTGCACCGAACAGCCGAAGCGGTTGGGACAATACGTGCGCGGCCCCTCGATCCGCACCGGCGTCCCGCAATTCGGACAGGCTTCGGGCATCCGGAAGGGTTCGGCCCTGACGCGTCCTTTTTCGGGAATGACCTCCACGACCTGCGGGATCACGTCCCCCGCCCGCTGCACCCGGACGAGATCCCCCTCGCGAATGTCCTTCCGCTCGAGTTCCTCCCGATTGTGGAGCGTCGCCCGGGACACGGTGACGCCACCGACCTCGACGGGGCGAAGGAGAGCGACCGGGGTGAGAACGCCGGTGCGCCCGACCTGCACCGCGATCCGATCGATCCGCGTGACCTCCTTCCGGGGCTCGAATTTGAGTGCGAACGCCCACCGCGGGTGCCGCGACGTGCTCCCCAAGTCGGCCCGCGCGTCGAGCTCGTTCACCTTCACGACGATTCCGTCGATCTCGTAGTCGAGCTTGTCGCGGTCCCGTTCGTACCGGGCGTGGTAATCGAGTATTTCGTCGGCGTCGCGCGCCACCTCCACGCGCTCCGGGACCCGGAACCCCCACGCCTCCAGCGCCTCGAGCCCGTCGCTGTCGGTTCGAAAGTTCGCCCCGCGCACATCGAGGATGTCGTAGGCGAGGCAGTCGAGCGGGCGGCGCGCGGTGATTGTAGAGTCGAGCTGGCGGAGCGCGCCGGCCGTAGAATTCCGCGGGTTGGCGAAGGGCTCTTTCCCCTCTTCGAGGAGGGATTCGTTCAGCGCCTCGAAGGCCGGGAGCGATGTGAGCACCTCTCCCCTGACCGAAAGGAACTCGGGAACGGGGCGCTTCTCATCGCGAAGGCGGAGGGGTACGGAAGCG
Proteins encoded in this window:
- the ligA gene encoding NAD-dependent DNA ligase LigA, which translates into the protein MAQPTYDLEVPVAELGRGKASSEAEALRAEIRRHDRLYHVEDAPEISDSLFDRLFQRLKEVEAAFPDLVTPDSPTLRVGGEPRDDLPAIEHVVPMLSLDSTNDPAELRRFDERVRKGVEGGAVEYLLEPKLDGVSIELVYERGVLSRGVTRGNGREGEGVTENVRTIASVPLRLRDEKRPVPEFLSVRGEVLTSLPAFEALNESLLEEGKEPFANPRNSTAGALRQLDSTITARRPLDCLAYDILDVRGANFRTDSDGLEALEAWGFRVPERVEVARDADEILDYHARYERDRDKLDYEIDGIVVKVNELDARADLGSTSRHPRWAFALKFEPRKEVTRIDRIAVQVGRTGVLTPVALLRPVEVGGVTVSRATLHNREELERKDIREGDLVRVQRAGDVIPQVVEVIPEKGRVRAEPFRMPEACPNCGTPVRIEGPRTYCPNRFGCSVQLKARITHFASRDGLDIEGLGGETAALLVERELVRDLSDLFDLTTEMLFPLPGFAAKSAEKLVAAIQARRHTELRRFLYGLGIPEVGVAVARDLALHFRDFERFGEADADELQGVPGVGPKMAEQILGFFAEARNAAAIAAVRGKMESLAVPAAGAGEGPFQGKKFVFTGGLDAMPRSRAKRLVEEAGGQATSAVSVDTDFVVAGEASGSKLEKARELGVAVLDEEGFFALLRDAGIEP